In a genomic window of Saccharothrix sp. HUAS TT1:
- a CDS encoding aspartate aminotransferase family protein, with protein MFAVSPSGRPIPPGRPADVLDRARRLLGDLPERGIGADAALARLTTVLAEAGVDLSDPFAAAHLQPPPLAVAVAADALAGASNASLDTYDSGPAAIAVERWVVAALARLAGFDADADGVFTPGGTVSNLTALLLARDAAAARLGLDVRSDGVAALPDPVVFCSELAHFSVARACAVLGIGEHAVRPVSVDSHRRMRPEALASMLRAGGTPVAVVATAGTTDFGSVDPLPELAELAREHGTWLHVDAAYGFGAVFSAKLAGLVDGLALADSVTADLHKIGWQPAAASVLLVRSASSFAPLERSVAYLNPEDDRAEGYDGALGRSLQTTRRPDAVKVAATLLALGRAGLGELVDRCHELAGHAAALIAADPAFELVGGATLTTVVFRYRPADRSLADVVNARLRRALLRAGSALIGRTEVDKVTCLKLTLLNPNAREADLAALLALVREAGSVAERLVEGAA; from the coding sequence GTGTTCGCCGTCAGTCCCTCCGGGCGACCGATCCCCCCGGGCAGGCCCGCGGACGTGCTCGACCGCGCGCGGCGGTTGCTCGGCGACCTGCCCGAGCGGGGCATCGGGGCCGACGCCGCGCTGGCCCGCCTCACCACCGTGCTGGCCGAGGCCGGTGTCGACCTGTCCGACCCGTTCGCCGCCGCCCACCTGCAACCGCCGCCGCTGGCCGTCGCGGTCGCGGCGGACGCCCTGGCCGGCGCGTCCAACGCCTCGCTGGACACCTACGACTCCGGACCGGCCGCCATCGCGGTCGAGCGGTGGGTGGTGGCGGCGCTCGCCCGGCTGGCCGGGTTCGACGCCGACGCCGACGGCGTGTTCACCCCCGGTGGCACGGTGTCGAACCTGACCGCGCTGCTGCTGGCCAGGGACGCGGCGGCGGCCAGGCTCGGCCTGGACGTGCGGTCCGACGGCGTCGCCGCGCTGCCCGACCCGGTGGTGTTCTGCTCCGAGCTGGCGCACTTCTCGGTGGCGCGGGCGTGCGCGGTGCTGGGCATCGGCGAGCACGCGGTGCGGCCGGTGTCGGTCGACTCGCACCGGCGGATGCGGCCCGAGGCGCTGGCGTCGATGCTGCGGGCGGGCGGCACGCCGGTGGCGGTGGTCGCGACCGCGGGGACCACCGACTTCGGCTCGGTCGACCCGCTGCCGGAACTGGCCGAGCTGGCCCGCGAGCACGGCACGTGGCTGCACGTCGACGCCGCCTACGGGTTCGGCGCGGTGTTCTCGGCGAAGCTCGCCGGGCTGGTGGACGGGCTCGCGCTGGCCGACTCGGTGACCGCCGACCTGCACAAGATCGGCTGGCAGCCCGCGGCGGCGAGCGTGCTGCTGGTGCGCTCGGCGTCGTCGTTCGCGCCGCTGGAGCGGTCGGTGGCCTACCTCAACCCCGAGGACGACCGGGCCGAGGGCTACGACGGCGCGCTGGGCCGCTCGTTGCAGACCACGCGCCGCCCGGACGCGGTGAAGGTGGCCGCGACGCTGCTCGCGCTGGGCCGCGCGGGCCTGGGCGAGCTGGTGGACCGGTGCCACGAGCTGGCCGGGCACGCCGCCGCGCTGATCGCCGCCGACCCGGCGTTCGAGCTGGTCGGCGGTGCGACGTTGACCACGGTGGTGTTCCGGTACCGGCCCGCCGACCGGTCGCTGGCCGACGTGGTGAACGCGCGGCTGCGGCGGGCGCTGCTGCGCGCGGGCTCGGCGTTGATCGGTCGGACCGAGGTGGACAAGGTCACGTGCCTGAAGCTGACCCTGCTCAACCCGAACGCCCGCGAGGCGGACCTGGCCGCGCTGCTGGCGCTGGTCCGCGAGGCCGGGTCGGTCGCCGAACGACTGGTGGAAGGAGCGGCATGA
- a CDS encoding DUF948 domain-containing protein, which produces MSPGQIAALVAAGAFVLLVILLAIPLIKLGRTLDEATIAIRKAHQNSDPIFTGANTTITHVNTQLERVDGITANARAVTGNVSALTSLFTATLGGPLVKAAALSYGLSKAVRARRAAKELPSKHTRRRGKR; this is translated from the coding sequence GTGTCGCCAGGGCAGATCGCCGCGCTGGTCGCTGCCGGCGCGTTCGTGCTGCTTGTGATCCTGCTGGCGATCCCGTTGATCAAGCTGGGCCGCACGCTGGACGAGGCCACGATCGCCATTCGCAAGGCGCACCAGAACAGCGACCCGATCTTCACCGGCGCGAACACGACGATCACGCACGTGAACACGCAGCTGGAGCGGGTGGACGGGATCACCGCCAACGCCCGCGCGGTCACCGGCAACGTCTCCGCGCTCACCTCGCTGTTCACCGCCACCCTCGGCGGGCCGCTGGTCAAGGCCGCCGCGCTGTCCTACGGCCTGAGCAAGGCCGTCCGCGCCCGGCGCGCCGCCAAGGAGCTCCCCAGCAAGCACACGCGGCGCAGGGGCAAGCGATGA
- the alaS gene encoding alanine--tRNA ligase: MQTHEIIKRFREHFENAGHKYVPSASLLLDDPNLLFVNAGMVPFKPYFLGEAPPPAPRMTSIQKCVRTPDIDEVGKTTRHNTFFQMAGNFSFGDYFKEDAIRLAWELVTKPVADGGYGLDPERIWVTAYLDDDEAADLWQKVAGLPPERIQRRDIEDNYWSMGVPGPCGPCSEIYYDRGAAFGEEGGPVVDEDRYLEIWNLVFMQNVRGAGGAKRDYPILGELPDKNIDTGMGVERVAMLLQDVDNVYETDLVRTVITKAEELSGRRYGADETDDVRFRVIADHARSGVLLVGDGVTPGNEARGYVLRRLLRRIVRSARLLGVTEPVLVRFAEVVRDAMGPSYPELVSGFARIEQVLKAEEDTFLRTLDAGSRIFETAAGQVKADGRATLPGDKAFQLHDTYGFPLDLTLEMAAEAGLTVDEDGFRKLMAEQRARAKADAAGKKTGHGDQTVYRELLELGATEFTGYTELASEATLRGIVSGGKRVRSAKEGDIVEVVLDRTPLYAESGGQESDAGVIVSGGAELEVVDVQKVARKLWVHQVRVLSGEIAEGEHVEARVDPEWRVGARQGHSGTHVVHAALRQVLGPSALQSGSYNKPGYLRLDFAWTGGLSEQARSEIEEVSNLAVRKDLPVQVVYTDMGGAQEMGAVALFGETYDETVRVVEIGGPWSRELCGGTHVEHSSQIGPITVIGESSVGSGVRRLEAYVGIEAFKYLAQERALVQNVAALLKVPDAEVPARVEALVERLRVAEKELEKVKAAQLLANAGSLADEALDVRGVSLVALALPEGTSGGDLRTIAGEVRNRLGARPGVVGLFAPDGDKVSFVVATTSAARDLGLAAGKLVPAFAPAVGGRGGGKPDLAQGGGTNPGGVGDAIAALRAEVDRAVEQR, translated from the coding sequence GTGCAGACCCACGAGATCATCAAGCGCTTCCGCGAGCACTTCGAGAACGCCGGCCACAAGTACGTGCCCAGCGCCTCGCTCCTGCTGGACGACCCGAACCTGCTGTTCGTCAACGCCGGCATGGTGCCGTTCAAGCCGTACTTCCTCGGCGAGGCCCCGCCGCCCGCCCCGCGGATGACGAGCATCCAGAAGTGCGTGCGCACCCCGGACATCGACGAGGTCGGCAAGACCACCCGGCACAACACGTTCTTCCAGATGGCCGGCAACTTCTCGTTCGGCGACTACTTCAAGGAAGACGCCATCCGGCTGGCCTGGGAACTGGTCACCAAGCCGGTCGCCGACGGCGGCTACGGCCTGGACCCCGAGCGCATCTGGGTGACCGCCTACCTGGACGACGACGAGGCCGCCGACCTGTGGCAGAAGGTCGCCGGGCTGCCGCCGGAGCGCATCCAGCGCCGCGACATCGAGGACAACTACTGGTCGATGGGCGTGCCCGGCCCGTGCGGACCGTGCTCGGAGATCTACTACGACCGCGGCGCCGCCTTCGGGGAGGAGGGTGGCCCGGTCGTCGACGAGGACCGGTACCTGGAGATCTGGAACCTGGTCTTCATGCAGAACGTCCGCGGCGCGGGCGGCGCCAAGAGGGACTACCCGATCCTCGGCGAGCTGCCGGACAAGAACATCGACACCGGCATGGGCGTCGAGCGCGTCGCCATGCTGCTCCAGGACGTCGACAACGTCTACGAGACCGACCTGGTCCGGACCGTGATCACCAAGGCCGAGGAGCTGTCCGGCCGGCGGTACGGCGCCGACGAGACCGACGACGTGCGCTTCCGGGTCATCGCCGACCACGCCCGCAGCGGCGTGCTGCTGGTCGGCGACGGCGTCACGCCCGGCAACGAGGCCCGCGGCTACGTGCTGCGCCGGCTGCTGCGCCGGATCGTCCGGTCGGCCCGCCTGCTCGGCGTGACCGAGCCGGTGCTGGTGCGATTCGCCGAGGTCGTCCGGGACGCCATGGGCCCGTCCTACCCCGAGCTGGTGTCCGGCTTCGCCCGGATCGAGCAGGTCCTCAAGGCCGAGGAGGACACGTTCCTGCGCACGCTGGACGCCGGGTCGCGGATCTTCGAGACCGCCGCCGGCCAGGTCAAGGCCGACGGCCGGGCCACCCTGCCCGGTGACAAGGCCTTCCAGCTGCACGACACCTACGGCTTCCCCCTCGACCTCACCCTGGAGATGGCCGCCGAGGCCGGCCTCACCGTGGACGAGGACGGCTTCCGCAAGCTGATGGCCGAGCAGCGCGCCCGCGCCAAGGCCGACGCCGCCGGCAAGAAGACCGGCCACGGCGACCAGACCGTGTACCGGGAGCTGCTGGAGCTCGGCGCCACCGAGTTCACCGGCTACACCGAGCTGGCCAGCGAGGCCACCCTGCGCGGCATCGTCAGCGGCGGCAAGCGGGTCCGCTCGGCCAAGGAAGGCGACATCGTCGAGGTCGTGCTCGACCGGACGCCGCTGTACGCCGAGTCCGGCGGCCAGGAGAGCGACGCCGGCGTGATCGTCTCCGGCGGCGCCGAGCTGGAGGTCGTGGACGTCCAGAAGGTGGCCCGCAAGCTGTGGGTGCACCAGGTGCGGGTGCTCAGCGGCGAGATCGCCGAGGGCGAGCACGTCGAGGCCAGGGTGGACCCGGAGTGGCGCGTCGGCGCCCGCCAGGGCCACTCGGGCACGCACGTCGTGCACGCCGCCCTGCGCCAGGTGCTCGGCCCGTCGGCCCTGCAGAGCGGTTCGTACAACAAGCCGGGCTACCTGCGGCTGGACTTCGCCTGGACCGGCGGCCTGTCCGAGCAGGCCCGCAGCGAGATCGAAGAGGTCTCCAACCTGGCCGTGCGCAAGGACCTCCCGGTCCAGGTCGTCTACACCGACATGGGCGGCGCCCAGGAGATGGGCGCGGTCGCCCTGTTCGGCGAGACCTACGACGAGACCGTGCGCGTGGTCGAGATCGGCGGGCCGTGGTCGCGCGAGCTGTGCGGTGGCACGCACGTCGAGCACTCGTCCCAGATCGGCCCGATCACGGTGATCGGCGAGTCGTCCGTGGGTTCCGGCGTCCGCCGGCTGGAGGCCTACGTCGGCATCGAGGCCTTCAAGTACCTGGCCCAGGAGCGGGCCCTGGTGCAGAACGTCGCCGCCCTGCTCAAGGTGCCCGACGCCGAGGTGCCCGCCCGGGTCGAGGCCCTGGTGGAGCGGCTGCGGGTGGCCGAGAAGGAGCTGGAGAAGGTCAAGGCCGCCCAGCTCCTCGCCAACGCCGGCTCGCTGGCCGACGAGGCCCTGGACGTGCGCGGCGTGTCGCTGGTCGCCCTGGCCCTGCCCGAGGGCACGTCCGGCGGCGACCTGCGGACCATCGCGGGCGAGGTGCGCAACCGGCTCGGCGCCAGGCCGGGCGTGGTCGGCCTGTTCGCCCCGGACGGCGACAAGGTCAGCTTCGTGGTGGCCACCACGTCCGCCGCCCGCGACCTGGGGCTGGCCGCCGGCAAGCTGGTGCCCGCCTTCGCCCCGGCCGTCGGCGGTCGCGGCGGCGGCAAGCCGGACCTCGCCCAGGGCGGCGGCACGAACCCGGGCGGTGTCGGCGACGCCATCGCCGCCCTGCGCGCCGAGGTGGACCGCGCCGTTGAGCAGCGCTGA
- the ruvX gene encoding Holliday junction resolvase RuvX — protein sequence MSSADRPGVDDPGLGRRLGVDVGAVRVGVALSDPGAFLATPLVTLARDAKAGRDLLDLAGLVAEHEVVEVVVGLPRTLAGKHGPAAETASAYAAALAERVAPVPVRLTDERLTTVTASRVLAERGVRGKKQRAVVDQAAAVEILQTWLDARAAQVARSAAERAPGAKDGS from the coding sequence TTGAGCAGCGCTGACCGCCCCGGCGTCGACGACCCCGGCCTCGGGCGCAGGCTGGGGGTCGACGTCGGCGCGGTGCGGGTCGGGGTCGCGCTGAGCGACCCGGGCGCGTTCCTGGCGACGCCGCTGGTCACCCTGGCGCGTGACGCGAAGGCCGGCCGGGACCTGCTGGACCTGGCCGGTCTGGTCGCCGAGCACGAGGTGGTGGAGGTCGTCGTCGGCCTGCCGCGCACGCTGGCCGGGAAGCACGGGCCGGCGGCGGAGACCGCCTCGGCGTACGCTGCGGCCTTGGCCGAGCGCGTCGCACCGGTTCCGGTGCGGCTCACCGACGAGCGGCTGACCACCGTCACGGCGAGCCGGGTGCTCGCCGAGCGGGGGGTGCGTGGCAAGAAGCAACGCGCCGTCGTGGACCAGGCTGCCGCGGTCGAGATCCTGCAGACCTGGCTGGACGCGCGCGCGGCACAAGTGGCCCGGTCCGCAGCGGAACGGGCCCCCGGAGCTAAGGACGGCTCGTGA
- the mltG gene encoding endolytic transglycosylase MltG produces MNDDLGLFTDPDTRQEDRARAKSDAAARRAKRRRKRTILWVVVALVLVGGGAGAYYGYRTLSGIGSYDDFAGAGEADVVVEVKDGDSVSVIANSLKDQGVVASARAFTEAGATDNRVTAIQPGFYLMKTRMSGAAAVTRMVDKATKIVPLEVKGGYVLHDLTALDGSTTKGILSLLSDASCVELDGAKQCVTPQQLRDAADNADPAALGIPEWALTDVTAAPRENRLEGLIMPGLYHVKPGADAVEVLKSVLATSLTRLQSYGIPANTGSTGFRPYEVLVIASLIEKEGITDDFGKISRVIYSRLAKPQRLELDSTVNYKLDRPHITTDDEDRERSGPYNTYKTQELPPTPIGSPGQKAIAAAINPEEGPWMYFVKCQKDGKSCFTNTYEEHLVVSDKAREEGVF; encoded by the coding sequence GTGAACGACGACCTCGGGTTGTTCACCGATCCAGACACGCGCCAGGAAGACCGCGCGCGTGCCAAGAGCGACGCCGCGGCCCGGCGGGCCAAGCGCAGGCGCAAGCGGACGATCCTGTGGGTCGTCGTGGCGCTGGTGCTGGTCGGCGGTGGTGCGGGCGCGTACTACGGGTACCGCACGCTGAGCGGCATCGGCTCGTACGACGACTTCGCGGGCGCCGGCGAGGCCGACGTGGTGGTCGAGGTCAAGGACGGCGACTCGGTCTCCGTGATCGCGAACTCGCTCAAGGACCAGGGCGTGGTGGCCAGCGCCCGCGCGTTCACCGAGGCGGGCGCGACCGACAACCGGGTCACCGCGATCCAGCCCGGCTTCTACCTGATGAAGACCAGGATGTCCGGTGCGGCCGCGGTGACGCGGATGGTGGACAAGGCCACCAAGATCGTGCCGCTGGAGGTCAAGGGCGGCTACGTGCTGCACGACCTCACCGCGCTGGACGGCAGCACCACCAAGGGCATCCTGTCGCTGCTGTCCGACGCGTCGTGCGTCGAGCTGGACGGCGCGAAGCAGTGCGTCACGCCCCAGCAGCTGCGGGACGCGGCCGACAACGCCGACCCGGCCGCGCTGGGCATCCCGGAGTGGGCGCTGACCGACGTCACCGCCGCGCCGAGGGAGAACCGGCTCGAAGGGCTCATCATGCCCGGCCTGTACCACGTCAAGCCGGGCGCGGACGCGGTCGAAGTGCTCAAGAGCGTGCTCGCGACGTCCCTGACGAGGCTGCAGAGCTACGGCATCCCGGCGAACACCGGCTCGACCGGGTTCCGGCCGTACGAGGTGCTGGTCATCGCCTCCCTGATCGAGAAGGAAGGCATCACCGACGACTTCGGCAAGATCTCGCGGGTGATCTACAGCCGGCTCGCCAAGCCGCAGCGGCTGGAGCTGGACTCCACGGTCAACTACAAGCTGGACCGGCCGCACATCACCACCGACGACGAGGACCGCGAGCGGTCCGGGCCGTACAACACGTACAAGACCCAGGAGTTGCCGCCCACGCCGATCGGCTCGCCCGGCCAGAAGGCGATCGCCGCCGCGATCAACCCCGAAGAGGGGCCCTGGATGTACTTCGTGAAGTGCCAGAAGGACGGCAAGTCGTGCTTCACGAACACCTACGAGGAGCACCTGGTCGTGTCCGACAAGGCCCGTGAGGAAGGCGTCTTCTGA
- a CDS encoding shikimate dehydrogenase — MVARRAAVIGSPVAHSLSPVLHNAAFAALDLADWTYSRVECEADGVADLVGGLDPSWAGLSVTMPNKRAALAVAATATPRAVQVGAANTLVPAAGGWRADNTDVDGVLGALRAVCGFTSGTRAVLLGAGGTATAALVALASVGVRSVSLVVRSVSRAAEAESCASRLGLALDVVTWDDADFTALASETDVLVSTVPPEATEPVATALAGAPCVLDVIYHPWPTPLARAVGERGRDLATGLDMLLHQAFGQAEQFTGLPAPREAMRRALRAATDHVLPLPC; from the coding sequence ATCGTGGCGCGCCGTGCGGCGGTCATCGGCTCACCGGTGGCCCACTCGTTGTCACCCGTCCTGCACAACGCCGCGTTCGCGGCCCTGGACCTGGCCGACTGGACGTACTCGCGGGTCGAGTGCGAGGCGGACGGGGTGGCGGACCTGGTCGGCGGCCTGGACCCGTCGTGGGCCGGGCTGTCGGTGACGATGCCGAACAAGCGGGCCGCGCTGGCGGTGGCGGCCACCGCGACGCCGCGCGCCGTCCAGGTGGGCGCGGCGAACACCCTGGTGCCGGCGGCCGGGGGCTGGCGGGCCGACAACACCGACGTGGACGGCGTGCTGGGCGCGCTCCGGGCGGTCTGCGGCTTCACGTCCGGCACGCGCGCCGTGCTGCTGGGCGCGGGCGGCACCGCCACGGCGGCCCTGGTGGCGCTGGCGTCGGTCGGCGTCCGGTCGGTGTCCCTGGTGGTCCGCTCGGTGAGCCGGGCCGCCGAGGCCGAGTCGTGCGCGTCCCGGCTCGGGCTGGCGCTGGACGTGGTGACCTGGGACGACGCGGACTTCACCGCCCTGGCGTCGGAGACGGACGTGCTGGTCAGCACCGTGCCGCCGGAGGCGACCGAGCCGGTCGCGACGGCGCTGGCCGGGGCGCCGTGCGTGCTGGACGTCATCTACCACCCGTGGCCGACGCCGCTGGCGCGCGCGGTGGGGGAGCGCGGTCGCGACCTCGCGACCGGGCTCGACATGCTCCTGCACCAGGCGTTCGGCCAAGCCGAGCAGTTCACCGGCCTGCCCGCGCCGCGCGAGGCCATGCGCCGCGCGCTGCGTGCCGCGACGGACCACGTGCTGCCCCTGCCGTGCTGA
- a CDS encoding HPr family phosphocarrier protein — protein MPERRVTVASKVGLHARPAALLAKAAAGQPVPVTIRKDDGQPVEAASVLGLMTLGAMHGDEVVLAAEGDGADAALDAIAEIIGTDLDGD, from the coding sequence ATGCCTGAGCGACGGGTCACCGTGGCGAGCAAGGTCGGGCTGCACGCGCGGCCTGCCGCGCTCCTGGCGAAGGCGGCGGCCGGGCAACCGGTGCCGGTCACCATCCGCAAGGACGACGGCCAACCGGTCGAGGCGGCGAGCGTGCTGGGCCTGATGACGCTCGGCGCGATGCACGGCGACGAGGTCGTCCTGGCCGCGGAGGGCGACGGCGCGGACGCCGCTCTGGACGCCATCGCGGAGATCATCGGCACCGACCTCGACGGGGACTGA
- a CDS encoding PTS transporter subunit EIIC produces MSASAPQATGGREIKGLAGLQRFGRSLMLPIAVLPAAALLLRLGQPDMLGEEGLGWNDVAAVIGNAGDALFANLPLLFAVGIAVGFARRGDGSTGLAAVVGYVVLQGVFKAMSPLVLDQPDDPTAKANLIDYKVLGGIVVGLLTAVLWQRYHRTKLPPYLAFFGGRRFVPILVAGVMLVVGVLMGLVYPVFAAGLKNVGEAIMGSTIVGAGVYGVVNRLLIPLGLHHILNNVVWFQFGDYEGKTGDIPRFLAGDPTAGTFQTGFFPIFMFALPAAALAIVHTARPAQRKIIAGIMGSAALTAIITGVTEPLEFAFMFVAWPLYVIHAVLTGSSLAISNALGIHDGFGFSAGLIDYLLNFSIATKPLLILVLGVIYAAIYYFLFRFVITKWNLRTPGRAEDEDPEADASVADGDEKTARATRADRTGRTEKEGRSDATAS; encoded by the coding sequence ATGAGCGCCAGCGCCCCACAGGCGACCGGCGGTCGTGAGATCAAGGGACTGGCCGGGCTGCAGCGATTCGGCCGCAGCCTCATGCTGCCGATCGCCGTGCTGCCCGCCGCGGCCCTGCTGCTGCGACTCGGCCAACCCGACATGCTCGGCGAGGAAGGTCTCGGCTGGAACGACGTCGCCGCGGTCATCGGCAACGCGGGCGACGCGCTGTTCGCCAACCTGCCGCTGCTGTTCGCGGTCGGCATCGCCGTCGGTTTCGCCCGGCGCGGCGACGGCTCCACGGGCCTGGCCGCGGTGGTCGGGTACGTGGTGCTGCAGGGCGTGTTCAAGGCGATGTCGCCGCTGGTGCTCGACCAGCCGGACGACCCGACGGCCAAGGCCAACCTGATCGACTACAAGGTGCTCGGCGGCATCGTCGTCGGCCTGCTCACCGCCGTGCTGTGGCAGCGGTACCACCGCACCAAGCTGCCCCCGTACCTGGCGTTCTTCGGCGGCCGGCGGTTCGTGCCGATCCTCGTCGCGGGCGTCATGCTGGTCGTCGGCGTGCTGATGGGCCTGGTCTACCCGGTGTTCGCGGCGGGCCTGAAGAACGTCGGTGAGGCCATCATGGGCAGCACCATCGTCGGCGCGGGCGTCTACGGCGTCGTCAACCGGCTGCTGATCCCGCTCGGCCTGCACCACATCCTCAACAACGTGGTGTGGTTCCAGTTCGGCGACTACGAGGGCAAGACCGGCGACATCCCGCGCTTCCTCGCGGGCGACCCCACCGCGGGCACGTTCCAGACCGGCTTCTTCCCGATCTTCATGTTCGCCCTCCCGGCGGCGGCGCTCGCCATCGTGCACACCGCCCGACCGGCGCAGCGGAAGATCATCGCGGGCATCATGGGCTCGGCGGCGCTGACCGCGATCATCACGGGTGTGACCGAACCGCTGGAGTTCGCGTTCATGTTCGTGGCGTGGCCGCTGTACGTGATCCACGCGGTGCTGACCGGCAGCTCGCTGGCGATCAGCAACGCCCTGGGCATCCACGACGGGTTCGGGTTCTCCGCCGGTCTGATCGACTACCTGCTGAACTTCAGCATCGCGACCAAGCCCCTGCTGATCCTGGTGCTGGGCGTGATCTACGCGGCGATCTACTACTTCCTGTTCCGCTTCGTGATCACCAAGTGGAACCTGCGGACGCCGGGCCGCGCGGAGGACGAGGACCCGGAGGCGGACGCGAGCGTGGCCGACGGCGACGAGAAGACCGCCAGGGCCACCCGGGCCGACAGGACCGGCAGGACCGAGAAGGAAGGCCGGTCGGACGCCACGGCGTCCTGA
- a CDS encoding GntR family transcriptional regulator yields the protein MNRGGIVDGPKPKHAQLRDILRRMAEQELPPGSPIPSERDLAEQYGVSRITVRAAVGQLVTEGLLTRAKGRGTFTARRRLDVQLYLESFTDDMRRRGLTPATEVLACAEEATPPEAAAALGLPPHEPACRLVRLRRADGVPLAVERGWYSPRIVPDLDRHDLTTSLYTLIADTYGVQLDHAAQTVWAEGADPETAKLLDVRVGSALLVFRRVSSSRGRPVEDMTSWYRGDLYQVTMKLDRTDPESGPHHCAKGGTP from the coding sequence ATGAACCGCGGCGGGATCGTCGACGGGCCGAAGCCCAAGCACGCCCAGCTCCGCGACATCCTGCGGCGGATGGCCGAGCAGGAGCTGCCGCCGGGCTCGCCGATCCCCTCGGAGCGCGACCTCGCCGAGCAGTACGGGGTGTCGCGCATCACGGTCCGCGCCGCCGTCGGCCAGCTCGTCACCGAGGGCCTGCTGACCAGGGCCAAGGGCCGGGGCACGTTCACCGCCCGCCGCCGCCTGGACGTCCAGCTCTACCTGGAGTCCTTCACCGACGACATGCGCCGGCGCGGCCTCACCCCGGCGACCGAGGTGCTGGCCTGCGCCGAGGAGGCGACGCCGCCGGAGGCCGCCGCCGCGCTCGGCCTGCCGCCGCACGAACCGGCGTGCCGGCTCGTCCGGCTGCGCCGCGCGGACGGCGTGCCGCTGGCCGTCGAACGGGGCTGGTACAGCCCGCGGATCGTGCCCGACCTCGACCGGCACGACCTCACGACCTCGCTCTACACCCTCATCGCCGACACCTACGGGGTCCAGCTCGACCACGCGGCCCAGACCGTGTGGGCCGAGGGCGCCGACCCCGAGACCGCGAAGCTGCTCGACGTCCGCGTCGGCAGCGCGCTCCTCGTCTTCCGCCGGGTCTCCAGCTCACGAGGCAGGCCCGTCGAGGACATGACGTCCTGGTACCGGGGCGATCTCTACCAGGTGACCATGAAATTGGACCGGACCGACCCGGAATCCGGACCGCACCACTGCGCCAAGGGAGGTACCCCATGA
- a CDS encoding glucose PTS transporter subunit EIIB yields MADDKAERILAALGGADNIVEIEPCITRLRCELEDGSLVDEKALKGLGAHGVMRSGNVVQVVVGPEADTIASDIEDLL; encoded by the coding sequence GTGGCGGACGACAAGGCGGAGCGGATCCTCGCCGCGCTCGGCGGCGCGGACAACATCGTGGAGATCGAGCCGTGCATCACGCGCCTGCGCTGTGAGCTGGAAGACGGCTCCCTGGTGGACGAGAAGGCTCTGAAGGGCTTGGGCGCGCACGGCGTGATGCGCTCGGGCAACGTGGTGCAGGTGGTCGTCGGGCCCGAGGCCGACACGATCGCCAGCGACATCGAGGACCTGCTGTGA
- a CDS encoding PTS glucose transporter subunit IIA — translation MTLRVTSPVGGRAVPLTEVPDPVFAQAMVGPGVAVEPEPGRADVVSPVDGTVVTLHPHAFVVATSDGAAVLVHLGIDTVKRKGEGFALHVVKGEAVRAGQPVVTWDPEEVRAAGFAPICPVIALDATPEALLDPAGGPVAAGDALFSWQR, via the coding sequence GTGACGCTGCGCGTGACCAGTCCGGTCGGCGGTCGCGCGGTGCCGCTGACCGAGGTGCCGGACCCGGTGTTCGCGCAGGCCATGGTCGGACCGGGGGTGGCGGTCGAGCCGGAGCCCGGTCGGGCGGACGTGGTGTCGCCGGTGGACGGGACGGTCGTGACGCTGCACCCGCACGCGTTCGTCGTGGCCACTTCGGACGGCGCGGCGGTGCTGGTGCACCTCGGGATCGACACGGTGAAGCGCAAGGGCGAGGGCTTCGCGCTGCACGTGGTCAAGGGTGAGGCGGTGCGCGCGGGGCAGCCCGTGGTGACGTGGGACCCGGAGGAGGTGCGGGCGGCCGGTTTCGCGCCGATCTGCCCGGTGATCGCGCTGGACGCGACGCCGGAGGCGTTGCTGGACCCGGCCGGTGGTCCGGTCGCGGCGGGCGACGCGCTGTTCTCCTGGCAGCGGTGA
- a CDS encoding prepilin peptidase: protein MVISLVVSGFLAGALGALLLRRLPRGADVHPLWCAAPTAVLWFTAWALAPPHLLPVSLLLAWLGVLLVVTDLRCRRLPDALTLPAYPAVGVALWLGGADLWRAAAGCLLFGGCHLAVRLLSPSAMGGGDVKLAGPLGAVLASVSWTALPAAAVLASAVTLALGLRWRSGGVPHGPGLLAATWAVSLHGP, encoded by the coding sequence ATGGTCATTTCGTTGGTCGTCTCGGGATTCCTGGCCGGCGCCCTGGGCGCTCTCCTCCTCCGCCGCCTGCCGCGCGGCGCGGACGTGCACCCGCTGTGGTGCGCCGCGCCGACGGCGGTGTTGTGGTTCACGGCCTGGGCGTTGGCCCCACCGCACCTGCTGCCCGTGTCGCTGCTGCTGGCGTGGCTCGGCGTGCTGCTCGTGGTGACGGACCTCCGCTGCCGCCGCCTGCCGGACGCGCTGACGCTGCCCGCCTACCCGGCGGTCGGCGTCGCGTTGTGGCTGGGCGGCGCGGACCTGTGGCGCGCGGCGGCGGGCTGCCTGCTGTTCGGCGGCTGCCACCTGGCGGTGCGCCTGCTCTCGCCGTCGGCGATGGGCGGGGGCGACGTGAAGCTGGCGGGTCCGCTGGGCGCGGTGCTGGCGTCGGTGTCGTGGACCGCCCTGCCCGCTGCCGCCGTGCTGGCGAGCGCGGTCACGCTGGCCCTGGGCCTCCGGTGGCGATCGGGCGGCGTGCCGCACGGACCGGGGCTGCTGGCCGCCACCTGGGCGGTGAGCCTGCACGGCCCCTGA